ATTCATTGCTGTTACCAAAACTAGCTCCAGCATTACCTGATGCATTTCCTTTACTTAAAAATTGAACTTCTGTAGCAACTACTTCTGTTACATATCTTTTAGTACCATCTTTCGCATCATAACTTCTGGTTTGAATCCTACCACTAATAGCCATTTGGCTACCTTTACTCATGTAATTAGCAGTACTTTCTGCTTGTTTGCCCCATACTACTACAGGTACAAAATCAGCTTCTTTTTGACCAGTCTTTGTGTTATATTTATCAACTGCTAATGTTAAGGTTGTTACTGCTGCTCCACTTCCTGGAGTAAATCTTAGTTCTGGATCTTTTGTTAATCTTCCAATTAGAACTACTTTATTCATTTACAACACCCACCTTATGCTTGTTCGTTAACAATGATATGTCTTATAACACCATCAGTGATTCTGAATATTCTATCTAATTCTCTTGGTAATTCAGGGTTAGCAGTAAAGTTAACTAAAGTATAATAACCTTCACTAACTTTCTTGATTTCGTAAGCAAGCTTTCTCTTACCCCAGAAATCAACGTTTTCTACTGTTCCTCCACCATTTTCTATAACACCCTTAAACTTTTCGATGTTAGCTTTAACAGTTTCTTCATCAAAAGCAGGATTTAATATAAATATAGTTTCGTACTTTCTCATTAATTTCACCTCCTCCCCTCGGACTAACGGCTATGCTTTGCATAGCAGGGATTACAATTTATGATTATACCATTTAACCAAAATATAATCAAGCAATTTTCCTAATTTTCTGCAGTTACTACTATTTTTTTTGCATCCTTTTTAAATTTCCCTCTTGGAATCATTACTATTCTGCCACAACCTGTGCATTTTATTTTAATATCTGCACCTAATCTTATTATTTCAAATTGATTTACACCGCATGGATGTTGCTTTTTCATTTCTACTATATCTCCAAGATTAAAGCTTTCAACCATAGTTTCTCCTCTTTTCTATAAATATTTATATGCAACAATTAAATATTTTCTTCTTCTGAAGCACATATTTTATTTTTATCTAATGCCAATTTTAATGACATTCTAAGTTCATTCTCCATTTTCCATTGCATAAGCGGTCTAGCTTTACCTGTTATTCTTATTATAGAACTTGTTAATTCTAGAGCTATAATCCCCTTAATTTCTATAGGTTCACTTATGAACTCTTCATTATTACTCTTAAACTCATCACATGTAGTTTTTATAATACTAATTACATCTTCAATATTTTCTTCATTAGATATGTTAATATCTACCGTAAATCTAATATCATTTCTAGAATGATTAGTCACTCCCATTATAGATCCATTTGGAATCGAATGAACATCTCCTGTAAAATCTGTTATTACAGTAGCTCTAATACCTATGCTCTTAACAATTCCATTATAACTTCCTATGGTAACATGATCACCAACTCCAAATTGATTTTCAAATAAAATAAAAAAGCCATTAATTAAATCCTTAATTAAACTTTGAGCTCCAAGTCCAACCGCAATTCCACCAATACTTGCAAAAGTAAAAGATATTTCACCAAATATAATTGATATTATTATTGCTATTCCCATAAAATAAACTGAATATTTCAATACACTTTTTAATACTTCTCCAAGTGTTTTTGCTCTTTGGGTGTCTAATGAAAGCATTGCATTACTCTCAATTTGTTTATTAACAAATTTTTTAATCAAATGTTTACCAACTACTATAGCAATGTACATTAATACTATTGTTAAAATTATTTTTATTCCTTTATATATTATTGATTGAATATCTGTTAATTTTATACTCAAGATATTTCCTATTTGTAATTGAGTATCATCTGATAATAATTTTAATAAATAATTATACACATATTATTCTCCTCTCTATCTTTCTACAATTATATAACCATCATTATCCCTAAAATATATATTCTTAAATTCTATAATATTATTTTTTATTATTGTATGAATTTCTTCTTCTTCCTCTATTCTTATACATATTCCACAACTCATAGTTATTGATGTTGGTGTTGGCATTATTCTAAAATTAAAATTTAATTCCTTCATTCTCTTTTCTGCTGCCATCGCATCATATGTATTTTTGAAAACTATTATGTAGTAATTCAAAATCTTTCACCTCTTACAATTTATTTATATATTAGTTTATTAAACTTCAATTTAAAAATTATCTTACTTATTATTATCAATTTCAATATTATATCATATTTTACATTATATCTGTTTAAATTATCAATGTTCAATTATCAAGTAATGACTATGTTATTTTAAAATTTCTTAAATTGAGCTGCTCAACATTAATTAGAATCTATATATATTTTTTACTAAATAATTATTAATAATATTTAACATAAAAAACTTCATAAATTTAATGAAAAATAATTTTATTTATCTTATAATAATATACAAATGCAACAAAAAGGAGAATATGATGATTTCAGTATTTAGTGTAGCTCAAGCTATAGCTGTAGGTTTTTCTTATGGATTCATTGCATCTATTCCAATAGGTCCTTCTGGCCTTGAATCAGTTAGCCGTTCCATATCAAATGGCTTTCGAGAAGGCTTTAAAGTGTCACTTGGCGCAATATCCGCAGATATAGTCTATATAATAATTATAAATTTAGGTATATTTACAATACTATCTAAAAATCCCAAATTTGAGAGTTTATTTTGGATAGTATCTGGAATTATTCTAGTTTTATCTAATAAAGTTTCATTCAAACGAAAAAAAACAGACCATAATTTGGAAAAACCAATTTTAAAGAATACTTATAATGCATTCTTATCTGGTTTTTTAATAACCTTTCTCAATCCAACTACTCCATCAATATGGATTGTATCAAGTAGTACGATATTTACAGTATGGAGACATCATGGGCGCATATTTTTTACATTATCAATTCTTTCCATGATTATAGGAAGCATAAGTTGGTTTTGTTTACTTAATATTTTAGTAAGTAAAGGGGTTAAAAGATTTAAATCAAACATAGCTAACCACACATCAAAATTTGTTAACTATCTTCTTTTTGCTTTGGGGATAGTATTTATAATTTTTGGAACGTATAAATTTATCTTTTAGGGGTGTATAATGGAAGTTTACTTAGATAATTCATCAACAACTTATCCAAAACCTAAACAAGTAATTGATGGCATGTATAATTACATGCTTAAAATTGGTGGAAATGCAGGACGTGGAAATTATAGTAATTCACTAGAAAGTAATCGATTTTTATATAATGCAAGGGAAGTTATTTGTGATTTCTTTGGTTTTGATTCTCCTAGTAATGTTATCTTCACTAATAATGTTACTACTTCTCTAAATATATTAATTAAAGGAATCTTAAAAGCAGGTGACCATGTAATTACATCTTCTATGGAACATAATTCGGTTATTAGACCTCTATATTTCTGTAAAGACAATTTGCAAATTGAACTGGATATCATACAAGCAAATCAGCAAGGCTTTATTGATATTAATGATTTTAAAAATAAAATTACTCCTAAAACAAAACTTGCTGTTATAACTCAAGCTTCAAATGTTACTGGATCTATCCAAGATATAAACTCCATTGGAAATATATGCAAGGAACATAATATTTTCTTCATAGTCGATTCTTCACAAGGTGCAGGTGTTTTAGATATTAATATGAAATCAATTAAAGCTAATGCAATAGCATTCACAGGGCATAAGAGTTTATTGGGACCACAAGGAATTGGAGGATTTATTATAGATTCAAAATTTAATGAATCTTGTTGCAGTTTGCTACAGGGCGGCACAGGAAGTTTGTCCTCTTCATTATATCAGCCTAATTTTTTACCAGATAAATTTGAATGTGGTACTCAAAACCTTCCAGGTATAGTTGGCTTGACTGAAGCTATAAAATATATAAATTCAATAGGATTAAATGAAGTTTCTAGTCATAATCGTGAGATAATAGATTACTTAATGGATGGTTTATTAAACATTAATGGTATAAATGTTTATGGAGATTTATCTTGTAATAATTTAACCACTTGTACATCAATTAATTTAA
The window above is part of the Clostridium saccharoperbutylacetonicum N1-4(HMT) genome. Proteins encoded here:
- a CDS encoding aminotransferase class V-fold PLP-dependent enzyme, which translates into the protein MEVYLDNSSTTYPKPKQVIDGMYNYMLKIGGNAGRGNYSNSLESNRFLYNAREVICDFFGFDSPSNVIFTNNVTTSLNILIKGILKAGDHVITSSMEHNSVIRPLYFCKDNLQIELDIIQANQQGFIDINDFKNKITPKTKLAVITQASNVTGSIQDINSIGNICKEHNIFFIVDSSQGAGVLDINMKSIKANAIAFTGHKSLLGPQGIGGFIIDSKFNESCCSLLQGGTGSLSSSLYQPNFLPDKFECGTQNLPGIVGLTEAIKYINSIGLNEVSSHNREIIDYLMDGLLNINGINVYGDLSCNNLTTCTSINLNSLDCSELAYYLESNGIKTRSGLHCAPLAHQTIGTYPNGTVRLSISYFTTKAEIDYTLNILNNISKNNN
- a CDS encoding LysE family translocator; its protein translation is MISVFSVAQAIAVGFSYGFIASIPIGPSGLESVSRSISNGFREGFKVSLGAISADIVYIIIINLGIFTILSKNPKFESLFWIVSGIILVLSNKVSFKRKKTDHNLEKPILKNTYNAFLSGFLITFLNPTTPSIWIVSSSTIFTVWRHHGRIFFTLSILSMIIGSISWFCLLNILVSKGVKRFKSNIANHTSKFVNYLLFALGIVFIIFGTYKFIF
- a CDS encoding single-stranded DNA-binding protein; its protein translation is MNKVVLIGRLTKDPELRFTPGSGAAVTTLTLAVDKYNTKTGQKEADFVPVVVWGKQAESTANYMSKGSQMAISGRIQTRSYDAKDGTKRYVTEVVATEVQFLSKGNASGNAGASFGNSNEYSMPVNDAFSGGNFEEDITPVDDGDMPF
- a CDS encoding DUF951 domain-containing protein — encoded protein: MVESFNLGDIVEMKKQHPCGVNQFEIIRLGADIKIKCTGCGRIVMIPRGKFKKDAKKIVVTAEN
- the rpsF gene encoding 30S ribosomal protein S6 produces the protein MRKYETIFILNPAFDEETVKANIEKFKGVIENGGGTVENVDFWGKRKLAYEIKKVSEGYYTLVNFTANPELPRELDRIFRITDGVIRHIIVNEQA
- a CDS encoding mechanosensitive ion channel family protein → MYNYLLKLLSDDTQLQIGNILSIKLTDIQSIIYKGIKIILTIVLMYIAIVVGKHLIKKFVNKQIESNAMLSLDTQRAKTLGEVLKSVLKYSVYFMGIAIIISIIFGEISFTFASIGGIAVGLGAQSLIKDLINGFFILFENQFGVGDHVTIGSYNGIVKSIGIRATVITDFTGDVHSIPNGSIMGVTNHSRNDIRFTVDINISNEENIEDVISIIKTTCDEFKSNNEEFISEPIEIKGIIALELTSSIIRITGKARPLMQWKMENELRMSLKLALDKNKICASEEENI
- a CDS encoding DUF3343 domain-containing protein, which gives rise to MNYYIIVFKNTYDAMAAEKRMKELNFNFRIMPTPTSITMSCGICIRIEEEEEIHTIIKNNIIEFKNIYFRDNDGYIIVER